A region from the Mercenaria mercenaria strain notata chromosome 7, MADL_Memer_1, whole genome shotgun sequence genome encodes:
- the LOC128558606 gene encoding zinc finger protein 91-like, with product MKRGMEHEEEKLMRCDTCDFACNKINSLNRHMRIHTGEKRFKCTVCDFACYDRSRLETHNMIHTGEKPFKCKVCDYTCIESGSLKRHRRIHTGEKPFKCKVCDYKCIRIGSLKTHMRKHTGEKPTRIRTREKPFKCTACDYACCDRSCLETHSMIHTGEKPFTCKVCEYTCIRIDTMKTHMMKHTGEKPTRIRTREKSFKCTACDYACCDRSCLETHSMIHTGEKPFTCKVCEYTCIRIDTMKTHMMKHTGEKPFKCNVCDFSCIESSILKRHMRIHSGENPFKCNVCYFACNRSHNLRRHLTIHTGEKPSTVYKCNSCDYACCVSSRLKKHMKIHTGEKPFKCNTCDYVCNESSRLKTHMRVHTGEKPFKCNTCDYACNESSRLKKHLGKHTGEKPFKCNTCDYACNESGHMKTHMRIHTGEKPFKCNTCNYACCVSSDLKIHMRIHTGEKPFKCNTCYYACYASSRLKKHMMIHTGEKPFKCNTCNFSCNTSSSLKKHMRIHTGEKPFKCNTCNFSCNTSSSLKKHMRIHSE from the coding sequence ATGAAACGTGGAATGGAGCATGAAGAAGAGAAACTCATGAGATGTGATACTTGTGATTTTGCATGTAATAAAATTAATAGTCTTAATAGACATATGAGGATACATACTGGagaaaaacgctttaaatgtaCTGTTTGTGATTTTGCATGCTATGACAGAAGTCGTCTGGAGACACATAACAtgatacatactggagagaaaccttttaaatgtaaagtttgtgattatacatgtattgaaagCGGTAGTCTGAAGAGACATAGAAggatacatactggagagaaaccttTTAAATGTAAAGTTTGTGATTATAAATGTATTAGAATCGGTAGTCTGAAGACACATATGAGgaaacatactggagagaaacctaCGAGGATACGTACTAGagaaaaaccctttaaatgtacTGCTTGTGATTATGCATGCTGTGACAGAAGTTGTCTTGAAACACATAGCAtgatacatactggagagaaaccttTTACATGTAAAGTttgtgaatatacatgtattagaatcGATACTATGAAAACACATATGATgaaacatactggagagaaacctaCGAGGATACGTACTAGAGAAAAATCCTTTAAATGTACTGCTTGTGATTATGCATGCTGTGACAGAAGTTGTCTCGAAACACATAGCAtgatacatactggagagaaaccttTTACATGTAAAGTttgtgaatatacatgtattagaatcGATACTATGAAAACACATATGATgaaacatactggagagaaaccttttaaatgtaatgtttgtgattTTTCATGTATTGAAAGCAGTATTCTAAAGAGACATATGAGGATACATAGTGGAGAGAACCcctttaaatgtaatgtttgttattttgctTGTAATCGAAGTCACAATCTTAGGAGACATCTGACGATACATACTGGAGAAAAACCTTCTACTGTATATAAATGTAATTCTTGTGATTATGCATGCTGTGTAAGCAGTCGTCTGAAGAAACATATGAAGATACATACCggagagaaaccctttaaatgtaaTACATGTGATTATGTATGTAATGAAAGCAGTCGTTTGAAAACACATATGAGggtacatactggagagaaaccctttaaatgtaaTACATGTGATTATGCATGCAATGAAAGCAGTCGTCTGAAGAAACATTTGGGgaaacatactggagagaaaccctttaaatgtaaTACATGTGATTATGCATGCAATGAAAGCGGTCATATGAAGacacatatgagaatacatactggagagaaaccttTTAAGTGTAATACTTGCAATTACGCATGCTGTGTAAGCAGTGATTTGAAGATACATATGAggatacatactggagagaaaccctttaaatgtaaTACTTGTTATTATGCATGCTATGCAAGCAGTCGTCTGAAGAAACATATGAtgatacatactggagagaaaccctttaaatgtaaTACTTGTAATTTTTCATGTAATACAAGCAGTAGTCTGAAGAAACATATGAGGATACACACTggagagaaaccctttaaatgtaaTACTTGTAATTTTTCATGTAATACAAGCAGTAGTCTGAAGAAACATATGAGGATACACAGTGAATAG